One Neoarius graeffei isolate fNeoGra1 chromosome 16, fNeoGra1.pri, whole genome shotgun sequence DNA segment encodes these proteins:
- the atad5a gene encoding ATPase family AAA domain-containing protein 5, whose product MAGVVAMAAVIEDFEANQPCKNLRKDDDPPASSSSKTITNYFLPLPKPVDKPFSLPRSNSIADYFRKTSPAQEKTTSSRQFSPLQSKELQLATCEEVSLRTRRTPRQKRTRKAKEKHKLQEEELDLLTNDCILESPDESIIKEGGSMSLLGSDTAALLSQINSEICLDEEPLRSKNTTDISVGDRKAKGGLENRKSKNLSTQSQKKEEEEDFNNVNASSQEDKRRIKKSGVRRNRKANSSSQQSETCNTEHVQSVHDASMDVNVDETSVLHCSTITVSFEEFLQSQMQSEDEVAADAKSDTCAAERAEANSCMDGSDLVAAVSPRTLTVQAEVHPISPDYESVKGPPLKMASIFTRSKKERKLKDGEKLSSDNPQVNTDVLPELKRRSNVVLHEEDLELDVVESSLTPKCTQEERKQFMNAFKQPSLDGSKSKPTKGLCKSKASKENGSETAEPEPKADESDPDLTTPEKSTKQKKTKGVGKKRGRKPDQAEEVVPVSPKQDELLTSTEVENKTGSIDDRSRQRVKELRRSTRDQTRRQAASVPERNPSLRKTRSCKKAETSAVFQDDVAQTSTPKSHSDKKSVYRSEMLSPLNKRGRAIRMRFTRVFPPPPATKTGEFGILSPLSVLESDSLKKRNQAKKLVQKAKALQNSKQTGAGEKAGVRRSARRKESIQINYCEDEDSVVFVEDGLSNPAPATQSSNSLKKLRSLNDVLGKTLPPSKASKNTPASKRTPMLVERKTQRPSAIISILDDSSREGSENSQDDEQFQAKREFLKSGLPESFKKQIAKKAANREAYTQACTSFQSVFHVQQRSMDCTMWTLPWPENPFLSCLKECYHIPSTSLGSLEDYTGHITVPAQRICREEVSGRQENFTEPVRVRLLEEIGASNPSFPVQRIFTRFLKRHKDTLQAAIAEPECGSKTAPPVGFTESIGGKRKRGDEGERAGKLAKKQKPVLKETQTIIILDSPDSASGGTPEATDSVARSTGRKRRSLRNKQGADEEPKPTEDKKQCDSVIILDTPPPSETCAKDCVSEDAPWTEKYQPQHSSDIIGNTASVKKLHSWLKEWKLRADREERRKQQEKKQEDDSNDSWLRGDCSEELEDPEDLLCNTLLITGPTGVGKTAAVYACAQELGFKVFEVNCSSQRSGRQIMSQLKEATQSHQVDIQGVNTHKPTYFNSYNRNSLSPKPGSSPQKVNSPRRVLSSPRKPLQSPRSATSRRGSLAPKSLASFFKIGGKPPGKDDMNQDKKAQTSCPKTSSKVTQETKASSEEQSKRTATSLILFEEVDVIFDDDYGFLTAVKTFMMTTKRPVILTTSDPTFSAMFDGSFDEIHFKSPPLVDVASYLQLLCLVENVRTDTQDLSCLLHWNGCDIRQSLLHLQFWTRSGGGHQVLRPILQSGASECEIKKEAAEGESVACGGTLTLASVPPCHVGCTESLLGFLNNQQEKGVEDLLKGEPSAVDRKRCLALLSEAERRGVNLLYSNLEVLLPLPIRLLPDPINRQRLSSNAEPQTGLSNLAEQEEHSDGMSPLKVSSRMRQKKQLCIDSKSALQSDSESSEDGFLSLPKLSSDTKPAQDEVSPDPPASKAVRMRLELSEAERKKSQCVSQCLSSFAEYLDQMSFLDSSLYDKPPQTEGACRPQNFTGAGAEVKCGMTDDARLDCGGHVSGFDSEEIRAVLGSLSFYKCKAGISEAWNKVQEFEELMRTETVEELTLPVASHRQRFVLSHSKLLEPRVMEMRREVLNTVLNSRSFSTQGNRAAATVDYLPALRTICRSERLKEQGKVKRRFMHYLAVIHLDLPKSTLQHLASDFP is encoded by the exons ATGGCTGGAGTTGTTGCCATGGCAGCTGTTATTGAAGATTTTGAGGCTAACCAG ccaTGCAAGAACTTGAGAAAAGATGATGATCCaccagcatcatcatcatcaaagacCATCACAAACTACTTCCTGCCTTTACCCAAGCCTGTGGACAAACCTTTCTCTCTGCCCCGATCAAACAGCATCGCTGACTACTTTCGGAAAACGTCACCCGCCCAGGAAAAGACTACCTCTTCACGACAGTTCAGTCCTTTACAATCAAAAGAGCTTCAGCTGGCTACCTGTGAGGAAGTCTCTCTTAGGACGAGGAGAACGCCAAGGCAAAAACGGACCAGGAAAGCCAAGGAAAAACATAAGTTACAGGAGGAGGAACTGGATTTGCTCACTAATGACTGTATATTAGAAAGCCCTGATGAATCAATAATTAAGGAAGGAGGCAGTATGTCTTTGCTTGGTAGCGATACTGCAGCTCTACTGTCCCAAATAAACAGTGAAATCTGCTTAGATGAAGAACCTTTAAGAAGCAAGAATACAACAGACATCAGTGTAGGTGACAGAAAAGCAAAAGGAGGCTTGGAAAATCgtaaaagtaagaatttatctacTCAAAgccagaagaaggaggaggaggaggatttcAATAACGTTAATGCATCGTCTCAAGAAGACAAGCGGAGAATTAAAAAGTCTGGCGTGAGGAGAAATAGAAAAGCTAACAGCAGCAGCCAGCAGAGTGAAACATGCAACACTGAACATGTGCAGTCTGTGCATGATGCCAGTATGGATGTCAACGTGGATGAAACTTCAGTGTTGCACTGCAGCACCATTACTGTGTCTTTCGAAGAATTTTTACAGAGCCAGATGCAAAGTGAGGACGAGGTGGCTGCTGATGCTAAATCAGACACTTGTGCTGCTGAACGCGCCGAAGCGAATTCTTGCATGGATGGAAGTGATCTGGTAGCTGCTGTGTCACCAAGAACCCTTACAGTCCAAGCTGAAGTTCATCCCATCTCCCCTGATTATGAGTCAGTCAAGGGGCCTCCGTTAAAAATGGCTTCAATTTTCACGAGGAGTAAAAAGGAGCGCAAATTAAAGGATGGCGAAAAGTTGTCCTCTGATAACCCACAGGTAAACACAGACGTTCTGCCTGAACTTAAGAGGAGATCTAACGTTGTACTTCACGAAGAAGATCTGGAGCTTGATGTGGTTGAATCCAGCTTGACTCCTAAATGCACCCAAGAAGAAAGGAAACAGTTTATGAATGCGTTCAAGCAGCCTAGTCTGGATGGTTCTAAAAGTAAACCCACCAAGGGTCTGTGTAAATCAAAGGCAAGTAAAGAAAATGGCTCTGAAACAGCGGAACCTGAACCGAAAGCTGATGAGAGCGATCCTGACCTCACTACGCCAGAAAAGAGTACGAAGCAAAAAAAGACGAAGGGTGTTGGGAAGAAAAGAGGTAGGAAGCCAGATCAAGCTGAAGAAGTAGTACCAGTTTCTCCAAAGCAAGATGAACTTCTAACATCGACGGAGGTGGAAAACAAGACTGGGTCTATTGATGACAGAAGCAGGCAAAGAGTCAAGGAGCTTAGGAGGTCTACCAGAGATCAGACACGCAGACAGGCAGCTTCTGTGCCTGAAAGAAATCCCTCCCTTCGTAAGACAAGAAGCTGCAAGAAGGCAGAAACATCTGCAGTGTTCCAGGATGATGTAGCTCAGACTTCTACTCCAAAGTCTCACAGTGACAAAAAGAGTGTTTACAGGTCTGAGATGCTGTCTCCACTCAACAAACGAGGAAGAGCTATCAG AATGCGATTCACCCGGGtgtttcctcctcctcctgccaCCAAAACTGGAGAGTTTGGAATATTAAGTCCTCTTTCAGTGCTG GAATCAGATTCACTGAAGAAAAGGAATCAGGCTAAAAAGTTGGTCCAGAAAGCCAAAGCACTTCAGAACAGTAAACAGACCGGTGCAGGGGAGAAGGCCGGTGTTAGACGCTCCGCGAGGCGCAAAGAATCCATCCAAATAAATTACTGTGAAGATGAG GACTCTGTTGTGTTCGTGGAAGATGGTCTAAGCAACCCTGCACCTGCGACTCAAAGTAGCAACAGTCTCAAAAAACTTCGAAGCCTAAATGATGTTTTAGGCAAAACTCTACCTCCAAGTAAGGCTTCGAAGAATACTCCAG CTTCTAAACGCACCCCCATGCTTGTGGAAAGAAAAACCCAGAGACCTTCAGCAATCATCTCAATACTTGATGACAGCAG CCGTGAGGGTTCCGAGAACTCCCAAGATGACGAGCAGTTCCAGGCAAAGAGGGAGTTTCTGAAAAGTGGCTTACCTGAgtcttttaaaaagcaaattgccAAGAAGGCAGCTAACAGAGAGGCGTACACTCAGGCCTGCACTTCATTCCAGTCTGTGTTTCACGTCCAGCAGAGATCCATGG ATTGCACTATGTGGACTCTACCCTGGCCTGAAAATCCTTTCCTGAGTTGCCTGAAGGAGTGTTACCATATACCATCAACCAGTCTTGGGTCGTTGGAGGACTATACAGGCCACATCACTGTTCCTGCTCAGAGAATCTGCAGAgaagag GTCTCTGGGAGGCAAGAAAATTTTACGGAGCCTGTTAGAGTGCGATTGTTAGAAGAAATTGGTGCATCCAATCCCTCTTTCCCTGTCCAGAGAATTTTTACTCGATTCCTAAAGAGACACAAAGACACTTTACAGGCTGCCATTGCAG AACCTGAATGTGGGTCTAAAACAGCTCCCCCTGTGGGTTTCACTGAGTCCATTGGAGGAAAGCGTAAGCGTGGagatgagggagagagagcaggCAAGCTAGCCAAGAAACAGAAGCCTGTTCTTAAAGAGACGCAGACCATAATTATTTTGGACAGCCCAGATTCTGCAAGTGGAGGAACACCAGAGGCTACTGACTCTGTGGCTCGCAGCACAGGCCGGAAGAGGCGATCACTGAGAAACAAGCAGGGGGCAGACGAGGAGCCCAAACCCACAGAAGACAAGAAGCAGTGTGACTCTGTTATTATACTTGACACTCCTCCACCTTCAGAAACCTGTGCCAAAG ATTGTGTTTCTGAGGATGCACCCTGGACTGAGAAGTACCAGCCACAGCATTCTAGTGACATCATTGGAAACACAGCTTCTGTTAAGAAGTTGCACAG TTGGTTGAAGGAATGGAAACTCAGGGCTGACCGTGAAGAGAGAAGGAAGCAGCAAGAGAAAAAGCAAGAGGATGACAGTAATG ATTCATGGTTAAGAGGTGACTGTAGCGAGGAGCTGGAGGATCCAGAGGACTTGCTTTGTAACACACTTCTCATCACAGGCCCCACTGGAGTAGGCAAAACTGCCGCCGTGTATGCCTGTGCTCAGGAGCTTGGCTTCAAG GTGTTTGAGGTAAATTGTTCTTCTCAGCGTAGTGGGCGTCAGATCATGTCTCAGTTGAAAGAGGCCACCCAATCTCATCAGGTGGACATCCAAGGGGTCAACACCCATAAGCCCACTTACTTCAACAGTTACAATCGCAATAGTCTTTCCCCCAAACCTGGCTCTTCACCTC AGAAGGTGAACTCTCCAAGACGAGTTCTGTCATCACCCAGGAAACCACTGCAGTCTCCTCGAAGTGCTACATCAAGGAGAGGAAGCTTGGCACCAAAATCATTGGCCAGTTTCTTCAAAATAGGTGGAAAACCTCCAGGCAAAGATGATATGAATCAAGATAAAAAGGCCCAAACAA GCTGTCCTAAGACATCTAGCAAAGTCACTCAAGAGACTAAAGCATCATCTGAAGAGCAAAGCAAGAGAACTGCCACTTCCCTCATCTTGTTTGAAGAAGTTGACGTCATATTTGATGACGATTATGGATTCTTGACTGCAGTTAAAACCTTTATGATGACCACAAAAAGACCCGTCATCCTTACAACCAGTG ATCCGACATTCAGTGCAATGTTTGATGGCTCCTTTGATGAAATCCATTTCAAGTCTCCTCCTTTG GTGGATGTGGCAAGCTACCTGCAGCTGCTGTGTCTCGTGGAAAACGTGAGGACAGACACACAGGACTTGTCCTGTTTGCTGCATTGGAATGGGTGTGACATCCGGCAGAGCCTCCTGCACCTGCAGTTCTGGACCCGCAGTGGAGGAGGACACCAGGTGCTACGTCCGATCTTACAGTCAG GAGCATCTGAGTGTGAGATCAAGAAAGAGGCTGCTGAAGGGGAAAGTGTTGCTTGTGGTGGGACGCTAACTCTAGCCAGTGTACCACCCTGTCATGTTGGTTGCACAGAGTCTTTGTTGGGCTTTCTCAACAACCAGCAAGAAAAAGGAGTAGAGGATTTGTTAAAG GGTGAACCTTCAGCTGTGGACAGGAAGAGATGCTTGGCTCTTCTCTCAGAAGCTGAAAGGAGAGGTGTGAATTTGCTTTACTCAAACCTGGAAGTGTTGCTGCCTCTGCCCATTCGTCTGTTGCCAGACCCCATTAATAGACAGCGACTGTCATCGAACGCAGAACCACAGACTGGACTCAGCAACTTGGCAGAGCAGGAAGAGCATTCTGATGGCATGAGCCCTCTCAAAGTGTCCTCTAGAATGAGGCAGAAAAAGCAGCTGTGTATAGACAGTAAAAGTGCTCTTCAGTCAGACTCCGAGTCATCAGAAGATGGATTTCTGTCCCTACCTAAGCTCAGTTCTGACACAAAACCAGCACAGGATGAGGTTAGTCCAGATCCACCAGCATCCAAAGCTGTGAGGATGAGACTTGAGTTGTCTGAAGCTGAGAGGAAAAAGAGTCAGTGTGTGTCACAGTGCCTGAGCTCTTTCGCTGAGTATTTGGACCAAATGTCATTCCTGGACTCCTCTCTGTACGACAAGCCTCCTCAAACAGAGGGAGCGTGCAGACCACAGAACTTCACCGGGGCAGGAGCAGAGGTCAAGTGTGGAATGACTGATGATGCTCGTCTGGATTGTGGAGGTCATGTGAGTGGGTTTGACTCAGAAGAAATCCGAGCTGTGTTAGGGAGTCTGAGTTTTTACAAGTGTAAGGCCGGGATCTCTGAAGCCTGGAATAAAGTCCAGGAGTTTGAGGAGCTGATGAGGACGGAGACTGTGGAAGAGCTCACCCTTCCTGTAGCCTCACACAGGCAGAGATTTGTCCTCTCTCACAGCAAACTACTTGAACCCAG GGTGATGGAGATGAGGAGGGAGGTGTTGAACACGGTTCTTAACAGCCGATCGTTCAGCACACAGGGGAACAGAGCAGCGGCGACCGTGGACTACCTGCCTGCTCTGCGCACCATCTGTAGATCAGAAAGGCTGAAGGAGCAGGGCAAGGTCAAACGCAG GTTCATGCACTACCTTGCTGTTATACACCTTGATCTGCCTAAAAGCACTCTTCAGCACCTGGCCTCAGACTTTCCTTGA